Proteins encoded within one genomic window of Humulus lupulus chromosome 1, drHumLupu1.1, whole genome shotgun sequence:
- the LOC133829681 gene encoding uncharacterized protein LOC133829681, giving the protein MAELQKINSKMITYLLQEKPERWARPFFPTKRYNILTSNIVKSTNAAIVHARELLISSLIEAVREMLQIWFSTRKQVAIDQFIEVTKWTNDEMELKFDMENEDAIDAMKFQVTYGDRVFVVDFEHNMCTCNKFQLEGIRCAHAIATIESKYVEKYNFCSNWYSISGLKGTYAGSINHALDKLDWSVLDEIKKDNMMAPKFKVKLGRRKKKRIPSTGKFSKRARIVKCGNCGILGHNRKNCSNPPILKEG; this is encoded by the exons ATGGCTGAGTTGCAGAAAATTAACTCTaaaatgatcacttatctttTGCAAGAAAAACCAGAAAGATGGGCTCGACCATTCTTTCCAACGAAAAGGTATAACATTCTTACAAGTAACATTGTTAAGTCTACAAATGCAGCAATTGTGCATGCGAGAGAATTGCTTATATCCTCATTAATAGAAGCTGTGAGAGAGATGCTTCAAATATGGTTTTCAACAAGAAAACAAGTGGCAATCGACCAATTTATTGAAGTGACAAAATGGACAAATGATGAAATGGAGCTAAAATTTGATATGGAAAATGAAG ATGCAATTGATGCAATGAAATTTCAAGTTACATATGGTGATCGAGTGTTTGTTGTTGACTTTGAACATAATATGTGCACATGTAATAAATTTCAACTAGAGGGAATTCGATGTGCACATGCTATCGCAACAATTGAAAGCAAGTACGTGGAGAAGTATAATTTTTGCTCAAATTGGTATAGTATTTCTGGTTTGAAAGGGACATATGCAGGTTCAATTAATCATGCTCTGGATAAACTTGATTGGAGTGTCCTAGATGAAATTAAAAAAGATAACATGatggctccaaaattcaaagtaAAACTAGGACGTCGTAAGAAAAAGAGAATTCCATCAACAGGAAAATTTTCCAAGCGTGCTCGAATAGTGAAGTGTGGAAATTGTGGAATATTGGGGCATAATAGAAAGAATTGTAGTAACCCACCAATTCTAAAAGAAGGATAA